From Populus trichocarpa isolate Nisqually-1 chromosome 19, P.trichocarpa_v4.1, whole genome shotgun sequence, a single genomic window includes:
- the LOC7491031 gene encoding protein SINE1 isoform X2, whose amino-acid sequence MGRNLSPILRQELANLDKDADSRKSAMKALKSYVRGLDSKAIPQFLAQVSETKETGSLSGEYTISLYEVLARVHGVNIVTQVDSIMATIIKTLASSAGSFPLQQACSKVVPAIARYGIEPTTPEHKKRHIIHSLCKPLSEALLGSQECLTSGAALCLKALVDSDNWRFASDEMVNRVCQNVAVSLEEKPTQTNSHMALVMALAKHNALIVEAYARLLVQSGLRILKAGVLEGNSQKRLSAIQMVNFLMKCLDPRSIFSEIDLIIEEMNESQSDPMAYVSGAAFEALQTAKKIAAEKGSKFEKSSGSITGSNFGRRDHRGRRNLSSAYGDQSPASISPESQTLDSFMEYESFIESPISTTNTSSSEYDRGSVNRKLWSFENGGVDVSLKDGLFSESQGSPIHDAFSDQSGLHELTENRGSCTGEFAGFLPRSPRNGLSRCTTPSPQRSRSHINVNNVSIFTTPRKLVHALQDPNDLDSDFSEKQNERFGSPCSCKFDYRPTLRLKQNGFQQDMGSEVNENGNSYAGGEQLQGPSESVASTEEIPVNTDTQVSTEVILGKKTDDPKKNCAEREMRKTSSLLVVGFCIALLAILASLMFIYLQDDSHHMVPT is encoded by the exons ATGGGAAGAAATCTGAGTCCAATACTGCGGCAAGAATTGGCAAATCTTGACAAAGATGCTGATAGTCGTAAATCAGCAATGAAAGCACTGAAATCATATGTGAGAGGCTTGGATTCTAAGGCAATCCCACAATTTCTTGCTCAAGTTTCCGAAACAAAAGAAACTGGGTCTTTGTCCGGTGAATACACAATTTCACTGTATGAAGTTCTTGCGCGTGTCCATGGAGTTAATATTGTAACTCAGGTTGATAGTATCATGGCTACCATAATCAAAACTTTAGCATCAAGTGCAGGATCTTTTCCTCTTCAACAAGCGTGCTCCAAGGTGGTACCAGCAATTGCAAGATATGGGATTGAACCAACGACCCCAGAGCATAAGAAAAGGCATATAATTCACTCGCTTTGTAAGCCTCTTTCAGAAGCTCTCTTAGGTTCTCAAGAATGCCTGACTTCAGGGGCTGCCCTTTGCCTGAAGGCTCTAGTGGACTCAGATAATTGGCGATTTGCTTCAGATGAGATGGTGAATAGGGTTTGTCAGAATGTGGCTGTTTCTTTGGAGGAGAAGCCCACGCAAACTAATTCACACATGGCCCTGGTAATGGCTTTGGCTAAGCATAATGCTTTGATAGTTGAAGCATATGCAAGACTCTTGGTACAATCTGGATTGCGCATCTTGAAAGCTGGGGTCTTAGAGGGTAATTCTCAGAAACGATTATCGGCTATCCAAATGGTCAATTTCTTGATGAAATGTCTGGATCCTAGGAGCATATTCTCAgaaattgatttgataattgAGGAGATGAATGAGAGCCAGTCCGATCCAATGGCATATGTGAGTGGAGCTGCATTCGAAGCCTTGCAAACTGCAAAGAAAATTGCTGCAGAGAAAGGGTCAAAATTTGAGAAGAGTTCTGGTTCAATTACTGGATCAAACTTTGGCAGgagagaccacagaggaaggaGAAATTTGTCCAGTGCCTATGGTGATCAATCTCCAGCATCTATATCACCTGAATCACAAACTCTTGATTCCTTTATGGAATATGAATCTTTCATTGAGTCACCTATTTCGACAACTAATACTTCTTCCAGTGAGTATGACCGTGGGAGTGTGAATCGGAAACTATGGAGTTTTGAGAATGGAGGGGTGGACGTATCTCTAAAAGATGGTTTATTTTCAGAGTCTCAGGGAAGTCCCATCCATGATGCATTCTCTGATCAGTCTGGGCTACATGAACTTACTGAAAACAGAGGAAGTTGCACGGGTGAATTTGCAGGTTTCTTGCCTAGAAGTCCTAGAAATGGACTATCGAGGTGCACCACTCCCAGTCCTCAG CGGTCACGCTCTCATATAAATGTCAACAACGTTAGCATCTTCACAACTCCCAGGAAGCTCGTACACGCTCTCCAGGATCCTAATGATTTGGATTCAGATTTCTCTGAGAAACAGAATGAAAGGTTCGGAAGTCCATGCTCGTGCAAATTTGATTATAGGCCCACTCTGAGGTTAAAACAAAATGGCTTTCAGCAGGATATGGGTTCGGAGGTCAATGAGAACGGAAATTCATATGCTGGTGGTGAGCAGTTACAAGGTCCCTCTGAATCAGTGGCATCAACAGAGGAAATTCCGGTCAACACTGATACGCAAGTGTCTACAGAGGTGATTCTTGGAAAGAAAACTGatgatcctaaaaaaaattgcGCTGAAAGGGAAATGAGGAAGACTTCTTCCCTGTTAGTTGTTGGGTTCTGCATTGCTTTGCTAGCAATTCTTGCCTCATTAATGTTCATTTATCTGCAGGATGATAGTCATCATATGGTTCCAACTTGA
- the LOC7491035 gene encoding T-complex protein 1 subunit theta, with translation MGFSMQPYGIQSMLKEGHKHLSGLDEAVLKNIDACKQLSTITRTSLGPNGMNKMVINHLDKLFVTNDAATIVNELEVQHPAAKILVLAGKAQQEEIGDGANLTISFAGEILQNADELIRMGLHPSEIISGYNKSIDKAIEILGELVEPGSENMDVRNKEQVIFRMKAAVASKQFGQEDVLCNLISEACIQVCPKNPANFNVDNVRVAKLVGGGLNNSSTVRGMVLKGDTVGTLKRVEKAKVAVFVGGVDTSATETKGTVLIHSAEQLENYAKTEEAKVEELIKAVANSGAKVIVSGAAVGEMALHFCERYKLMVLKISSKFELRRFCRTTGAVAILKLSPPNPDDLGYVDSISVEEIGGTRVTVVRNEEGGNSVCTVVLRGSTDSILDDLERAVDDGVNTYKAMCRDSRIVPGGAATEIELAKRLKEFSFKETGLDQYAIAKFAESFEMIPKTLAENAGLNAMEIISSLYADHASGNIKVGIDLEEGVCKDVSTLKIWDLYVTKFFALKYATDAACTVLRVDQIIMAKPAGGPRRDAAPGGMDED, from the exons ATGGGGTTCTCAATGCAACCATACGGAATACAATCAATGTTAAAGGAAGGACACAAGCATTTATCAGGTCTCGATGAAGCTGTTCTCAAAAACATTGATGCTTGTAAACAGTTGTCTACCATCACTCGCACTTCTCTCGGCCCTAATG GTATGAATAAGATGGTTATTAACCATTTGGACAAACTATTTGTCACCAATGATGCTGCCACTATTGTAAATGAGCTTGAGGTTCAACATCCAGCTGCCAAAATTTTGGTCTTAGCTGGCAAGGCCCAACAAGAGGAAATTGGGGATGGAGCTAACCTGACCATCTCTTTTGCTGGAGAGATACTTCAAAACGCGGATGAGCTTATTAGGATGGGCCTTCACCCTAGTGAGATCATCAGTGGTTACAATAAATCAATTGACAAG GCAATTGAAATCTTAGGCGAACTGGTGGAGCCAGGTTCTGAAAACATGGACGTGAGGAATAAGGAGCAAGTTATTTTTCGTATGAAGGCTGCTGTTGCTAGCAAGCAATTCGGACAAGAAGACGTTCTATGTAATCTCATTTCTGAA GCATGCATTCAAGTGTGTCCCAAGAACCCAGCAAACTTCAATGTGGATAATGTGCGGGTTGCAAAGCTTGTGGGAGGAGGTTTGAACAATTCTTCAACAGTCCGCGGAATGGTTTTGAAAGGTGATACTGTGGGAACCCTAAAGAGAGTGGAGAAGGCAAAG GTTGCTGTTTTTGTTGGTGGTGTTGATACCTCGGCAACTGAAACCAAGGGAACTGTCCTAATTCACTCTGCTGAGCAG CTAGAAAATTATGCAAAAACTGAAGAAGCCAAGGTTGAGGAGCTCATTAAAGCAGTGGCAAATTCTGGTGCCAAAGTAATTGTTAGCGGAGCAGCTGTTGGAGAAATGGCATTACATTTCTGCGAACGTTACAA ACTCATGGTTCTGAAGATCAGCTCAAAGTTTGAACTGAGAAGATTTTGCCGCACCACTGGTGCTGTTGCTATT TTGAAGCTTAGTCCACCCAACCCAGATGACTTGGGATATGTAGATTCGATTTCTGTTGAGGAAATTGGTGGAACTAGA GTCACTGTTGTGAGAAATGAAGAAGGTGGAAACTCTGTATGCACTGTGGTGTTACGAGGAAGTACAGATAGTATACTAGATGACCTTGAAAGAGCTGTTGATGATGGAGTCAATACTTACAAG GCAATGTGTAGGGACAGTCGAATAGTACCTGGAGGGGCAGCTACTGAAATTGAGTTAGCCAAAAGACTCAAGGAATTCTCATTTAAAGAAACAGG ATTGGATCAATATGCTATTGCAAAGTTTGCTGAAAGTTTTGAGATGATACCTAAAACATTGGCTGAGAATGCTGGTCTCAATGCAATGGAGATCATATCCTCCCTCTATGCTGATCATGCTTCTGGAAATATCAAAGTGGGCATTGACTTAGAGGAAGGTGTTTGTAAGGATGTATCAACCCTGAAAATCTGGGACCTCTACGTTACAAA GTTTTTCGCTCTCAAATATGCTACAGATGCTGCCTGCACTGTATTGCGAGTGGACCAG ATTATAATGGCGAAACCAGCTGGAGGTCCAAGGAGAGATGCAGCGCCTGGAGGGATGGATGAAGATTAG
- the LOC7469878 gene encoding protein NDH-DEPENDENT CYCLIC ELECTRON FLOW 5 has product MALSSLFSLSFTSTPCTSLTNRHLFNFHPHLHSSSLQYSSKKREFPLPSVASIPYQPINVDYLEEEFSGHGVTFERLSDSCVAKMTVENGSSVTLMLPSGLITSYKARMWHGGTVELLQTSVLEGEDGSAAIRGGVSPAFNFDSDGEISWSPSTWALKDIRGDSHDTIQVEMVSTDAKDMVEVRYILSLREETLSSELTVSNLKSSSIQMRGGIISHLTVSTPEATFAYGLEGSDFYNRPVFLSNFGIVPPDLSQKRGFGSGQLWGNLGFNGFLTGWDARNQKNGDKGNDSLIESEEMEGEENDNYKNLTEEMSRIYTSAPRDFTIIDRGRRNSVVVGREGFEELYIFSPGSSRESYGMYSFICVGQSAMLKPVTLNPGDAWTGSQHLHNPNL; this is encoded by the exons ATGGCTTTGAGTTCTCTCTTTTCACTGAGCTTCACTTCTACCCCCTGCACAAGTCTCACCAACaggcatttatttaatttccacCCTCATCTTCACTCTAGTTCTCTTCAATACTCTAGCAAGAAGAGAGAATTCCCACTTCCATCAGTGGCTTCAATTCCATACCAACCAATCAATGTAGACTACTTGGAAGAAGAATTCAGTGGCCATGGAGTCACTTTCGAACGTCTTAGTGATAGCTGCGTTGCCAAGATGACGGTGGAAAATGGGAGCAGCGTCACATTGATGCTACCAAGCGGCTTAATCACATCATACAAGGCTCGCATGTGGCATGGAGGTACAGTTGAGCTGCTGCAAACTTCAGTCTTGGAGGGGGAGGATGGAAGTGCTGCTATACGAGGAGGGGTTTCTCCAGCGTTTAACTTTGACAGTGATGGTGAAATTTCATGGTCTCCAAGTACTTGGGCTCTCAAGGATATTAGAGGAGATTCTCATGACACTATTCAG GTTGAAATGGTAAGCACTGATGCAAAAGATATGGTTGAAGTAAGATACATCTTGAGTCTCCGTGAAGAAACCTTAAGCTCAGAGCTAACAGTCTCAAACTTAAAATCTTCATCGATCCAAATGAGGGGCGGCATCATTAGCCATCTGACAGTAAGCACACCAGAAGCAACCTTTGCATATGGATTAGAGGGATCGGACTTCTATAACAGGCCTGTGTTCTTATCAAATTTCGGCATTGTTCCTCCTGACCTTAGCCAAAAACGTGGATTTGGTTCTGGCCAACTGTGGGGCAATTTGGGGTTCAATGGTTTTCTTACTGGCTGGGATGCAAGAAACCAGAAGAACGGTGATAAAGGAAACGATAGTCTAATAGAGAGCGAAGAAATGGAGGGTGAAGAGAATGataattataagaatttaaCTGAGGAAATGAGCAGGATTTACACCAGCGCACCGCGAGACTTCACAATCATTGACAGG GGCAGAAGAAACTCAGTTGTTGTAGGAAGGGAGGGGTTCGAGGAACTATACATATTTAGTCCTGGTTCAAGCCGTGAAAGCTATGGCATGTATTCTTTTATATGTGTAGGCCAATCAGCCATGCTTAAACCAGTAACTTTGAATCCTGGAGACGCATGGACAGGCAGTCAGCATTTACACAATCCAAATCTCTGA
- the LOC7491031 gene encoding protein SINE1 isoform X1: protein MESPSNWQQRRAFVRSTMGRNLSPILRQELANLDKDADSRKSAMKALKSYVRGLDSKAIPQFLAQVSETKETGSLSGEYTISLYEVLARVHGVNIVTQVDSIMATIIKTLASSAGSFPLQQACSKVVPAIARYGIEPTTPEHKKRHIIHSLCKPLSEALLGSQECLTSGAALCLKALVDSDNWRFASDEMVNRVCQNVAVSLEEKPTQTNSHMALVMALAKHNALIVEAYARLLVQSGLRILKAGVLEGNSQKRLSAIQMVNFLMKCLDPRSIFSEIDLIIEEMNESQSDPMAYVSGAAFEALQTAKKIAAEKGSKFEKSSGSITGSNFGRRDHRGRRNLSSAYGDQSPASISPESQTLDSFMEYESFIESPISTTNTSSSEYDRGSVNRKLWSFENGGVDVSLKDGLFSESQGSPIHDAFSDQSGLHELTENRGSCTGEFAGFLPRSPRNGLSRCTTPSPQRSRSHINVNNVSIFTTPRKLVHALQDPNDLDSDFSEKQNERFGSPCSCKFDYRPTLRLKQNGFQQDMGSEVNENGNSYAGGEQLQGPSESVASTEEIPVNTDTQVSTEVILGKKTDDPKKNCAEREMRKTSSLLVVGFCIALLAILASLMFIYLQDDSHHMVPT, encoded by the exons ATGGAGAGCCCTTCGAATTGGCAACAACGAAGAGCCTTTGTTAG GTCAACAATGGGAAGAAATCTGAGTCCAATACTGCGGCAAGAATTGGCAAATCTTGACAAAGATGCTGATAGTCGTAAATCAGCAATGAAAGCACTGAAATCATATGTGAGAGGCTTGGATTCTAAGGCAATCCCACAATTTCTTGCTCAAGTTTCCGAAACAAAAGAAACTGGGTCTTTGTCCGGTGAATACACAATTTCACTGTATGAAGTTCTTGCGCGTGTCCATGGAGTTAATATTGTAACTCAGGTTGATAGTATCATGGCTACCATAATCAAAACTTTAGCATCAAGTGCAGGATCTTTTCCTCTTCAACAAGCGTGCTCCAAGGTGGTACCAGCAATTGCAAGATATGGGATTGAACCAACGACCCCAGAGCATAAGAAAAGGCATATAATTCACTCGCTTTGTAAGCCTCTTTCAGAAGCTCTCTTAGGTTCTCAAGAATGCCTGACTTCAGGGGCTGCCCTTTGCCTGAAGGCTCTAGTGGACTCAGATAATTGGCGATTTGCTTCAGATGAGATGGTGAATAGGGTTTGTCAGAATGTGGCTGTTTCTTTGGAGGAGAAGCCCACGCAAACTAATTCACACATGGCCCTGGTAATGGCTTTGGCTAAGCATAATGCTTTGATAGTTGAAGCATATGCAAGACTCTTGGTACAATCTGGATTGCGCATCTTGAAAGCTGGGGTCTTAGAGGGTAATTCTCAGAAACGATTATCGGCTATCCAAATGGTCAATTTCTTGATGAAATGTCTGGATCCTAGGAGCATATTCTCAgaaattgatttgataattgAGGAGATGAATGAGAGCCAGTCCGATCCAATGGCATATGTGAGTGGAGCTGCATTCGAAGCCTTGCAAACTGCAAAGAAAATTGCTGCAGAGAAAGGGTCAAAATTTGAGAAGAGTTCTGGTTCAATTACTGGATCAAACTTTGGCAGgagagaccacagaggaaggaGAAATTTGTCCAGTGCCTATGGTGATCAATCTCCAGCATCTATATCACCTGAATCACAAACTCTTGATTCCTTTATGGAATATGAATCTTTCATTGAGTCACCTATTTCGACAACTAATACTTCTTCCAGTGAGTATGACCGTGGGAGTGTGAATCGGAAACTATGGAGTTTTGAGAATGGAGGGGTGGACGTATCTCTAAAAGATGGTTTATTTTCAGAGTCTCAGGGAAGTCCCATCCATGATGCATTCTCTGATCAGTCTGGGCTACATGAACTTACTGAAAACAGAGGAAGTTGCACGGGTGAATTTGCAGGTTTCTTGCCTAGAAGTCCTAGAAATGGACTATCGAGGTGCACCACTCCCAGTCCTCAG CGGTCACGCTCTCATATAAATGTCAACAACGTTAGCATCTTCACAACTCCCAGGAAGCTCGTACACGCTCTCCAGGATCCTAATGATTTGGATTCAGATTTCTCTGAGAAACAGAATGAAAGGTTCGGAAGTCCATGCTCGTGCAAATTTGATTATAGGCCCACTCTGAGGTTAAAACAAAATGGCTTTCAGCAGGATATGGGTTCGGAGGTCAATGAGAACGGAAATTCATATGCTGGTGGTGAGCAGTTACAAGGTCCCTCTGAATCAGTGGCATCAACAGAGGAAATTCCGGTCAACACTGATACGCAAGTGTCTACAGAGGTGATTCTTGGAAAGAAAACTGatgatcctaaaaaaaattgcGCTGAAAGGGAAATGAGGAAGACTTCTTCCCTGTTAGTTGTTGGGTTCTGCATTGCTTTGCTAGCAATTCTTGCCTCATTAATGTTCATTTATCTGCAGGATGATAGTCATCATATGGTTCCAACTTGA
- the LOC7491034 gene encoding photosynthetic NDH subunit of subcomplex B 2, chloroplastic: MASLLSFSLRKPSIIKATSLSPTTTSPSTPEVLEEKFGRKGIKFLESNNVPTVELKVRNGSSVRVQIPNAYVSSYKPKVYWKDDGFEEVLYTLPGKEKDSSGIAKGGIGLVINDASEGGSKGSLISSSEWTVKDVDSDSIDAVQVELSCSSGPLEISYVVSLYPLSMASAVIVKNNGRKDVTLTSAILSHLKFKKRAKAGIQGLRKCYYCTQPPLSSPFEVLSPSEALKPESPGLLDFDFEPEEKPGSWKVQEEPYIILKDRLSRVYAAPPQERLKAFYNTSPTKYETLDQGKELFFRVIRIGFEDIYIGSPGSFAEKYGKDYFICTGPAAMLVPVVVKPGEEWKGAQMIEHDNL, from the exons ATGGCTTctcttctttccttctctcttcgAAAACCAAGCATTATAAAAGCTACTTCATTATCTCCAACAACTACCAGCCCTTCAACTCCAGAGGTTCTTGAAGAAAAGTTTGGTAGAAAAGGCATCAAATTCTTGGAATCCAACAATGTTCCAACTGTTGAGCTAAAAGTTAGAAATGGCAGCTCTGTGAGGGTCCAGATACCTAATGCTTATGTCAGTTCTTACAAGCCAAAAGTTTATTGGAAGGATGATGGCTTTGAGGAGGTTCTTTATACCCTTCCTGGTAAGGAAAAGGATTCTTCTGGTATAGCTAAAGGCGGAATTGGTTTGGTCATCAATGATGCCTCTGAAGGTGGTTCCAAAGGGtcactcatttcttcttctgaATGGACTGTAAAGGATGTTGACTCTGATTCCATTGATGCTGTTCAG GTTGAATTGAGCTGCAGCAGTGGACCTCTTGAAATATCATATGTAGTCTCCCTTTATCCACTGAGCATGGCATCAGCAGTGATAGTAAAGAATAATGGTCGCAAGGATGTGACTCTAACTAGTGCTATACTTAGTCATCTCAAATTCAAAAAGCGAGCAAAGGCAGGGATCCAAGGACTGAGGAAATGTTATTACTGCACACAGCCTCCTTTATCTTCACCTTTCGAAGTTTTATCTCCATCGGAAGCATTGAAACCGGAGTCTCCGGGattgcttgattttgattttgagccCGAAGAGAAACCAGGATCATGGAAAGTGCAAGAGGAGCCCTACATAATTTTGAAGGATAGGCTTAGTAGAGTTTATGCTGCTCCACCGCAAGAGAGGTTAAAAGCATTCTATAACACCTCACCTACAAAATATGAAACGCTTGATCAG GGAAAAGAGCTGTTCTTTAGGGTAATACGGATTGGTTTCGAAGATATCTACATTGGCAGCCCGGGCTCGTTTGCAGAAAAGTATGGCAAGGACTATTTTATCTGCACTGGCCCTGCTGCAATGCTGGTTCCTGTCGTTGTGAAACCTGGTGAAGAATGGAAGGGGGCACAGATGATTGAGCATGATAATTTGTAA